Proteins from a genomic interval of Rhodococcoides fascians A25f:
- the styD gene encoding phenylacetaldehyde dehydrogenase StyD, whose translation MTAVQESAAPSLPTGTATELYIAGQWRGASDGGTFTDINPTTEQPLAEVAAATASDVDAAVRAARAQLGGEWGATPGATRGKLLNRIADLIERDGDLLARLEALDVGKPVGQPAMLDIPNAAATFRHFAGWADKITGSSIPTAGYFGQPTHSYTVREPVGVIGMIVPWNTPLMIAGWKLAPALAAGNTVVIKPPEDAPLSILHLARLIDEAGVPAGVVNVVPGLGEVTGDALVGHPDVDKISFTGSPRVGKLIAKKAADTFKRTTLELGGKSPQIILEDADLEAAINGTAMGLFFNQGQVCAAGTRVLVHRSLYSQVVDGLAAAASAQVLGDPFDPSTTMGALVNATQRDTVLGYIQAGRDGGARVAAGGSRPDGAGYFVEPTIFADADNGMKIAQEEIFGPVGTVIPFDTADEAIAIANDTVYGLAASIWTRDVSRAHTLAGQVRSGAVWVNGWAAIDPALPWGGMKSSGTGRELGWAGIEANTEEKVVTIVL comes from the coding sequence CCTTCACCGATATCAACCCCACCACGGAACAGCCCTTGGCCGAGGTTGCTGCGGCCACCGCCTCGGACGTCGATGCCGCGGTGCGTGCGGCCCGCGCACAACTGGGTGGCGAGTGGGGCGCAACCCCCGGTGCGACTCGGGGGAAGCTGCTCAACCGGATCGCCGACCTCATCGAGCGGGACGGTGATCTCTTGGCGCGGCTGGAGGCTCTCGATGTGGGCAAGCCGGTGGGTCAGCCGGCGATGCTCGACATCCCCAATGCCGCAGCCACTTTCCGGCACTTCGCCGGGTGGGCCGACAAGATCACCGGCAGCTCCATCCCCACTGCAGGCTACTTCGGGCAGCCGACGCACTCGTACACCGTTCGCGAGCCCGTCGGTGTGATCGGCATGATCGTTCCCTGGAACACCCCGCTGATGATCGCCGGGTGGAAGCTCGCGCCTGCGCTGGCGGCTGGAAACACCGTGGTGATCAAGCCGCCGGAGGACGCGCCGTTGTCCATCCTGCATCTGGCTCGTCTGATCGACGAGGCGGGCGTACCTGCCGGAGTGGTCAATGTTGTTCCGGGACTGGGGGAAGTGACGGGCGACGCGTTGGTCGGCCATCCGGACGTCGACAAGATCAGCTTCACCGGCAGCCCGCGGGTCGGCAAGCTCATCGCCAAGAAAGCCGCCGACACATTCAAGCGGACCACGCTCGAGCTCGGCGGCAAGTCGCCGCAGATCATTCTCGAGGATGCGGATCTCGAGGCAGCGATCAACGGAACCGCGATGGGACTGTTCTTCAACCAGGGCCAGGTGTGTGCTGCCGGCACCCGAGTGCTGGTGCATCGCTCGCTGTACTCGCAGGTGGTCGACGGCCTGGCCGCCGCGGCATCGGCGCAGGTACTGGGCGATCCCTTCGATCCGTCGACGACAATGGGTGCACTGGTCAACGCCACGCAGCGGGACACGGTTCTGGGGTACATCCAGGCCGGACGCGACGGCGGAGCTCGAGTGGCGGCCGGTGGCAGTCGACCCGACGGTGCAGGCTATTTCGTCGAGCCGACGATCTTCGCCGACGCCGACAACGGCATGAAGATCGCGCAGGAAGAGATCTTCGGACCCGTCGGCACGGTGATTCCCTTCGATACGGCCGATGAGGCGATCGCCATCGCCAACGACACCGTGTACGGATTGGCCGCCTCGATCTGGACCCGCGACGTGTCGAGGGCGCACACCCTGGCCGGGCAGGTTCGTTCCGGTGCGGTGTGGGTGAACGGTTGGGCAGCAATCGATCCCGCGCTCCCGTGGGGCGGCATGAAGTCCAGTGGCACCGGCCGCGAACTGGGATGGGCCGGAATCGAGGCCAACACCGAGGAGAAAGTCGTCACGATCGTTCTCTAG
- a CDS encoding TetR/AcrR family transcriptional regulator, with product MDHDERRRAITAATWRLIAAKGIDAANMRDIATEAGYTNGALSHYFAGKDEILRTAFEHVFEATNRRIDEALGEATGFDALRIFCREVMPTTDETLLEARIAVSLWQRAMYDEHMDETNRRSLVSWRTRMAEFLEQARAEGDAGDFDVDLAVETLLNMMMGMQILGVLTPDDTTADRQFQMLDRFIAQL from the coding sequence GTGGATCACGACGAACGCCGCCGCGCGATCACCGCGGCAACCTGGCGTTTGATCGCTGCCAAGGGGATCGATGCCGCGAACATGCGGGACATCGCGACCGAGGCGGGATACACGAACGGCGCGCTGAGCCACTACTTTGCGGGCAAGGACGAGATTCTCCGAACCGCGTTCGAGCACGTCTTCGAGGCGACGAACCGTCGTATCGACGAAGCCCTCGGCGAGGCAACAGGATTCGATGCCCTTCGCATCTTCTGCCGAGAAGTGATGCCGACGACCGACGAGACTCTGCTCGAGGCGAGAATTGCAGTCTCGCTGTGGCAGCGCGCGATGTACGACGAGCACATGGACGAGACCAACCGTCGGTCCCTGGTGTCGTGGCGGACGCGGATGGCAGAGTTTCTCGAGCAGGCTCGCGCGGAAGGCGATGCCGGTGACTTCGATGTCGATCTCGCCGTCGAAACGTTGCTCAACATGATGATGGGCATGCAGATTCTCGGCGTGCTCACCCCTGACGACACCACCGCCGATCGGCAGTTCC